In the genome of uncultured Paludibaculum sp., the window GCCTGTAGAGTCCAGCCTGTGTCGTCGTAAGGTGGCGTGTCGTTGGCGTTGTAGTACTGGCGGTCGAGCAGCATGTCCGCGAGCCGGGAGTACGGCTGATCCATGCGGATGACATAAGAGCCAGTGGGGTTCGCCTGGTACGGCTGAGCGAGCCGGTGGACCTCCACGCCGTGCATGGCGAGCTGTTCGGCAAGGGAGGCTGCTTCGTTCGGACGGGCCGTGGCGTCAATGACATAGGCGGCCGGACCCTCCGTAGTCGCCTTGGCCACGCTGCGGCGGCTCTTGAGGTAGAAATTGCGGAGGAACGTCTCTTTGTTGGTGGCCGTGTAGTTCATGGCCAGCAGCAAGGCGGACTGCTGCATGTTGACATTGTTGCGCTGCGACCACGTCACACGCGGCAGGGGCGGATTGGGGCGGAACCAGGCGCGCGTGGTCTGGGCCACCGGCACCGTGCGTTCGCGCGTGTCCGCGCCGCCGTTGCCGAAGGTCTCGTAAAACCGGCCGATCGAGTTGTGCCCGTGGGCGACTTCCATGAGGTAGTTAGCGGCCCAACCGTCGTAGAACCCGTGGGTCCACACGCCGGGCACACCGCGTTTCGTCATTTCTTCGATCTCGTAGTAAGCAAGCTTCTGCCACTCATTGATGACGATGGGATCGAGCCAAGCGTTGTAAGGTCCCATGCCCGTGGACGTATAAAGAAACGGTACGGACTCGTGCAGATCGTGCAAAACCTGTGAGCCTCTTGCAAAACTCGACGCTGAAACCAAAGGAATTAGGGCTCGGGAAATTGGGGAAAGGGGTCTGGCCGCGGTAAACTGTTGTCGCCAAACTAACGATCGACCGCCAACAAACCCCTTATGGATCTTACCCCTCGCCAAGTCCTGCTGCAATTTGGACATGTCACCCAGCAGACCTTGTTTCCCGTTCTCGAAGAAGAACTCGGCCCCCTCTGCCCACAATTGAAACTGCTGATTGCCGTGGCCGCCCTGATCCCGCTGGAACAACTCTTGTGTGCGCGCCGCGCCCACACCGGCCGCCGGCCCAAGGACCGCGCCGCCATGGCTCTGGCCTTCATCGCCAAAGCGGTGCTCAACCTGCCTCACACGCGAGATCTCATCCAGCGCCTTCGAGTGGACCGGGCACTCCGCGAAATCTGCGGCTGGATGAGCCCGCAGGCCCTGCCGCATGAGTCAAAGTTCTCGCGCGCCTTCGCCCTGTTTGCGGCCACCCAGTTGCCACAGCAACTGCACCAGGCCGTCGTGGAGGCCACACAGGGGCAGCGGTTGATCGGTCACATTGCGCGTGACTCAACCGCCATTCCGGCTCGTGAGCGGTTCCCCGAAACGCAGGCCCAGAAGGCTCGGAAGAAGGAGGCCAAGGAGGAGGAGGAGAAGCGGCAGAAGACGAAACAGCAGAAGAAGACGAGCAAGACAAAGCCAGCCCGGCCCAAGCGAGCAAAGGGGGCTCACGCACGGGCCAAGGCGAGTGAGCGCGGCACACGGATCCAGCGGCAAAGACACCAGTCGCTTGGTGATATGTTGACTGGAATCCCGACGGAATGCGGTATTGGCGCGAAGAAAGACAGTCACGGCAATGAGCGCTATTGGACCGGGTACAAGTTGCATCTGGATGTCGCCGACGGGCAAGTGCCAATCTCTGCGATTCTCACCAGTGCTAGTGTGCATGATTCCCAGCTAGCGATCCCGCTGATGACGATGACGTCGGAGCGAGTGACGCATCTGTACGAGTTGATGGATTCAGCCTACGATGCCGACGCCATCCACGAGCACGTACGGCAGAACGGGCGGGTGCCAATCATCGCGCCGCATGGGCGGCGCGGGACAAAGAAGCCGTCGAAGATGCCGAAGGTGTTCCCGGACAAACCTACGCCGGAACTATGTTGGGCGAAGAAGGACCGATTCAAAGAGCGGACGATGGTGGAGCGGGTGAACGCGAGGTTGAAGGATGAATTCGGGGCGAGCCAGATCCGGGTGAGAGGGGCGGTGAAGGTGATGGCGCACCTGATGTTTGGGGTATTGGCACTGACGGTGGATCAGTGGATGAGGCTGTCCGGCTAACAGATCCGAAACTCCGCAAAAGAAGAAGGCAAAAACGAGAGGCTGCTGGGGGCGGTCAGCCGGAGGCATGGGGCAAGAGCGCGCGGGAAGGGGCCGAGATGGCGTCGGCGAGGTAGGATTGGACGAAAACTTCCGTCATCACAATCCGGTCAAGAAAGTCAAGGCGATTTCGGCTGAGTTCTGCAAGAGGGTCCTGTGGGTGGAATTGAAAGAACGCCTTTGTTATGTTGCGGCTAAGGGCCAAGGAAAGAGCCATCCCGTCGCGGTTGTTGTCGTGCGCGACATATTTGCCCCAATAGAGCAGGCTGGGGGCCGTTTTACCCGGATTCTCCTTCTTCCAACGGTAGAGGTCCACCTGCTTCTCGCGGCCATCCACCTCGACCACCGGAGTCACCAGCACCACTGCGTTGTCGCGGATCTTCTGGATGAATGGGGTCTCCTCGACAGCAAGTCGATAAACCAATTCCATCGACATCTCGGGCGAACCGGTCTCGGGCGAATGGATGGAGGCGGTGGCCCAGTAGAACGGCACGCCCTCGGCGATGAGCTTGTCGGCCTCGGCGGGCGTCGTTTTGCGCGGATCGGCGAGCGTGGCGGTGATCTGCTTCAAGCGGTCGAGCCGGGCGAGATTGGCTTCGCTTGATACGACCACCACGACCATTTCCCGGTTCTCCTCGGTCTGCCCGATGGAGAGGACGCGGACGCGCGGCGACGTCTTCTCCAACTCGCGCATGTAGCGGTAGATGTCTTTGGCGTAGGTGAGCTTGTTGGCCGCGCCGGCGATGTAGCCGAAGAATTTCTCGGGCGTCGGGACTTTGGCCGAAGCCGGCAAGTGATCGACCAGTTCCGTCAGGAACATGGGATCCGTGGTGAATTCGCGGATTTTCTTCGCGTATTCCTCGTCTTGTTGCTGCGGTTGGGCCAGCGCCAGGCCGGCACAGAGGAAAAAGGCGGCCACTGGGTAGGTCACGCGAGACATGTTTTCAGTATGCTGCAAGAGATGACCACTCTCACACACCTAGAATGCAGCCTGTGCGGAAAAACGTATCCAGCCCACCAGGCGCACAACCTCTGCGAGTGCGGAGGACCGCTGCTGGTGCGTTACGACCTGGAAGCCGCGCGCAATGGCTGGAGCCGGGAGTGGATCGCCAGCGGGCCGTCGTCGATGTGGCGGTATGCGCCTGTGCTGCCTGTCTCGAAGCCTACGTCCATGATTTCATTGGGCGAAGGATGGACGCCGCTGATCCGCGCAAGGCACTATGGAGCGGCCATTGGAGCCGAGAATCTGTGGGTGAAGGACGAAGGCATCAACCCGACGGGTTCGTTCAAGGCGCGCGGTCTGGCGTGCTGCATTTCAATGTGCCATGAGTTGGGGATCAGGAAAGTAGCGCTGGGTTCGGCCGGCAATGCGGCGAGCGCAACAGCAGCCTATGCGGCGGCGGCCGGCATCCAGGCGCACATTTTCATGCCGAAGGATGTGCCGCAATCGAACTACATCGAGTGCAAGAGCTTTGGCGCCAAGGTGACGCTGGTCGACGGGTTGATCAGCGACTGCGGCCGCATTGTCGTCGAGCGGAAAGAGGCTGAAGGGTGGTTTGAAATCAACACCCTGAAAGAACCGTTCCGGATCGAGGGCAAGAAGACCATGGGCTATGAGGTGGCGGAGCAGTTCCAATGGAATCTGCCGGATGCGATCTTCTACCCGACGGGCGGCGGCGTGGGTTTGATTGGGATGTGGAAGGCCTTTGACGAGATGGAGGCGCTGGGCTGGATTGGTCCGAAGCGTCCGAAGATGATCGTGGTGCAGGCGGACGGGTGCGCGCCCGTAGTGCGGGCGTTTGAGCAAGGTGTCGAGCACACTACGTTTTGGGAGAACGCGATGACCGTCTCGAGTGGTCTGCGGGTGCCGAAGCCGATTGGCGACTTCCTGATTCTCCGGGCAGTGCGGGCAAGCCAGGGGACGTGTGTGGCGGTGAGCGACCGTGCGTCGCTGCTGGCCGGGGCGCAACTAGCCAGCCAGGAGGGCATCTTTGCGGCACCGGAGGGGGCCGCCTGTTTCGCGGCGCTGGACCATCTGTTGAAGACCGGATTCCTGAAGCCGGAAGAGAAGATCGTGGTCTACAACACGGGCGCCGGCCTCAAGTACCTGGAAGCCTATTCCACTTTGTTTCCCAGAACTTCCGAGAGCGAGAGCGACAAACTAGGGGGCCTGATCACCCCGAGATAGGGTTCTTGGGCTCGGAGGGGGACGTTCGCATCTGTCTTGCGACGGCGAAGACCGCAACATCGGAAGCAGCCGCCACGTGGACGGAGCCGAACGCCCCCCTCCGCTCCGTCACCGCCGCGTTTTCGCGTCTTCAATCCGCGCCAGCATGCGCGTCATCCAGCCCGCTCCATCCTCGAACCCCACATCCTCACTCCGCACGATGCCCGACTCGATAACCCAGGTTCGCGGGATGCCCAAATCGGGCAAAACCTGCTCCACATAGTCGTGGGCCAGCACCACGGGAAACGTCCAGCCTCTGCCCTTGAGAAACGGCTCCACGACACCGGGATTTGCGTCTGCATTGAGAGTCAGCAACACCACGTCCAGCCTTTCCTTCAACGTCTCGTAGAGCTTCTGAATATGCGGTAGTTCTTCGATGCAAGGGGCACACCAGGTCGCCCAGATATTTACGACCGCCACCTTGCCGACCAGATCGGTGGTGGTCCAGACACGTCCGTCCAGACCGGCGCCCCGGAACGGCGGCAACGGCTTCCCTGAGACTTTCGGCGCCTCTGGCGGATCCTCCACCCGGACAGGCAGATTCCTTGCGTTGTTCGCCGCACGCCGGTGTTCCGCCGCGTCCCCAGTCCGGCCTTCGAGGTCCGCCAGCCGCGCCTTCATGGTCCAGTACTCCGCGTCGAGAAATTGGGCAGACCGCCGCTGCGTCGTCATCTTCGCCAAGGCATCCAGATCGCTCCGCATCGCGTCCAGTACCTCGGAGGCGGATGGCAACTTCGAGGTCTTCACCGCCCAATCGAACAGCACAGTGCGAGCCTGGATGCGGGCCGTCAATCGCGATTCCTCGTTCAAGTGGTGATTCCGGTCATCGAAGAGATCGTACTCCGGCACAGCCCGGGTCTGTTCCGCTTCACGCAGCCCTGCATCAATCAGCCCGGGCACCGCATCCAGACGGATTCCGCGCTCCACGTACACCCGAGCCACACCAATCACGGCGGGGGTTCGCAGGAAGCGTCCCGGGCGCCTCCGGCCAATCGCAACCAACCGCTCTCCGGCGGTGACGATCTCGCCCTCCGAGCTATCCGGCAACTTCGCCAGCGCAGTTAACCGGTCGAGGTATGGCATCGGCTCGTCGGGCCATTGTTCTATCCACCCCTGGGCCACCTGCGCCAGTGCCCTGTAGTACCGCGTCGCCTCCTCTTTGGAAGAGTCCTTGCCCGGAAAGGGGTGTTCGCTGTGCCATTGCCGCTCGGCATCATACACTGGCACCCGGCGTGCTGCCGGAACCGGCAAGGTGCGCAGCGCCTCGCTGTTGCCCGAGATCCGGTAGCCCTCACGAAGCGTCGCGACCGCCTCCGGATCCGCCATCTTTTGGGTGAGCCCCAATTCCTCGATATCCTGCGCAATGCGCAACCGCAGCGCCGGATGGCCGGCCGGCGGAGTAGCGCGGAATTCAATGGGCCACAACCAGCGATACGCGGTCACCGCATCGCTATCCGTCCGCCCCTTGAGCACCGCTCGAAGCCGTGCGGCAACCGTGCTTAGTTCGTCGCCCGATCCGCTGTCAGCAAGCA includes:
- a CDS encoding transposase: MDLTPRQVLLQFGHVTQQTLFPVLEEELGPLCPQLKLLIAVAALIPLEQLLCARRAHTGRRPKDRAAMALAFIAKAVLNLPHTRDLIQRLRVDRALREICGWMSPQALPHESKFSRAFALFAATQLPQQLHQAVVEATQGQRLIGHIARDSTAIPARERFPETQAQKARKKEAKEEEEKRQKTKQQKKTSKTKPARPKRAKGAHARAKASERGTRIQRQRHQSLGDMLTGIPTECGIGAKKDSHGNERYWTGYKLHLDVADGQVPISAILTSASVHDSQLAIPLMTMTSERVTHLYELMDSAYDADAIHEHVRQNGRVPIIAPHGRRGTKKPSKMPKVFPDKPTPELCWAKKDRFKERTMVERVNARLKDEFGASQIRVRGAVKVMAHLMFGVLALTVDQWMRLSG
- a CDS encoding TlpA disulfide reductase family protein is translated as MRTASIFLLLALAARAQSVRYGCEPPAEVAAAISRVASLRLRNTSEDFVAKAREVLRPIVRAYPDEVFANLEYLSLYKGMGHDEIIRAYRLAMEAHEGDPRYALFYAASLIGNNTPEALRRLTVLASAEFPYPYWLIGQIHSYPKFKDSAALSTNLIRFVQACPSYLHGYQLLADSGSGDELSTVAARLRAVLKGRTDSDAVTAYRWLWPIEFRATPPAGHPALRLRIAQDIEELGLTQKMADPEAVATLREGYRISGNSEALRTLPVPAARRVPVYDAERQWHSEHPFPGKDSSKEEATRYYRALAQVAQGWIEQWPDEPMPYLDRLTALAKLPDSSEGEIVTAGERLVAIGRRRPGRFLRTPAVIGVARVYVERGIRLDAVPGLIDAGLREAEQTRAVPEYDLFDDRNHHLNEESRLTARIQARTVLFDWAVKTSKLPSASEVLDAMRSDLDALAKMTTQRRSAQFLDAEYWTMKARLADLEGRTGDAAEHRRAANNARNLPVRVEDPPEAPKVSGKPLPPFRGAGLDGRVWTTTDLVGKVAVVNIWATWCAPCIEELPHIQKLYETLKERLDVVLLTLNADANPGVVEPFLKGRGWTFPVVLAHDYVEQVLPDLGIPRTWVIESGIVRSEDVGFEDGAGWMTRMLARIEDAKTRR
- a CDS encoding threonine synthase, yielding MTTLTHLECSLCGKTYPAHQAHNLCECGGPLLVRYDLEAARNGWSREWIASGPSSMWRYAPVLPVSKPTSMISLGEGWTPLIRARHYGAAIGAENLWVKDEGINPTGSFKARGLACCISMCHELGIRKVALGSAGNAASATAAYAAAAGIQAHIFMPKDVPQSNYIECKSFGAKVTLVDGLISDCGRIVVERKEAEGWFEINTLKEPFRIEGKKTMGYEVAEQFQWNLPDAIFYPTGGGVGLIGMWKAFDEMEALGWIGPKRPKMIVVQADGCAPVVRAFEQGVEHTTFWENAMTVSSGLRVPKPIGDFLILRAVRASQGTCVAVSDRASLLAGAQLASQEGIFAAPEGAACFAALDHLLKTGFLKPEEKIVVYNTGAGLKYLEAYSTLFPRTSESESDKLGGLITPR
- a CDS encoding M14 family zinc carboxypeptidase codes for the protein MSRVTYPVAAFFLCAGLALAQPQQQDEEYAKKIREFTTDPMFLTELVDHLPASAKVPTPEKFFGYIAGAANKLTYAKDIYRYMRELEKTSPRVRVLSIGQTEENREMVVVVVSSEANLARLDRLKQITATLADPRKTTPAEADKLIAEGVPFYWATASIHSPETGSPEMSMELVYRLAVEETPFIQKIRDNAVVLVTPVVEVDGREKQVDLYRWKKENPGKTAPSLLYWGKYVAHDNNRDGMALSLALSRNITKAFFQFHPQDPLAELSRNRLDFLDRIVMTEVFVQSYLADAISAPSRALLPHASG